One Pectobacterium polaris DNA window includes the following coding sequences:
- a CDS encoding ShlB/FhaC/HecB family hemolysin secretion/activation protein codes for MRGFFRLFVIVPALFSYTVFSAPLNPADRNDIQQRQAEVIDQSRQQRDALLQLNQPQTTTNPTGGSDAGHCFFIKDINYHNSSLLREKDKNRLNKDYINRCLNVNDINQLIHDVSNWYIERGYITSRAFIAEQDLSGGVLQIDILEGRLESINLNNQSTWALKQVFPGLEGNILNLRDIEQGMEQLNRMPTQQVSIEIQPGSQPGYSIVNLTNKKQIPLTANIGFDNSGQKSTGERQLSGGLWADNVLGLADQWFVNGGHSSEFRDSRNVESLQAGVSLPYGYWTLSYDYSQSRYRNDFINRDFLWHSTGDSQTHRATLSRVVFRNGDMKTSLSAGLSHRIGKNYLNDVLLQSSSRKLSSAIIGINHSQKLWGGLATLNPAYSRGTRWFGAESDEGKSDDALRAEFNKVTLAASYYYPIADNLHYLTNFYGQYSPQRLYGSEQVTLGGETSVRGFKEQYLSGNRGGYWRNELNWRAAQLPLLGSVTLTAAVDGGHLFSHQADSESAGTLWGAAVGAGVANQYLSQQITVGWPLAHPNWLKQDSAVVYYRVGLSF; via the coding sequence ATGCGTGGTTTTTTCAGGCTGTTCGTTATCGTGCCTGCGCTATTTTCTTATACCGTATTTTCCGCGCCGCTTAATCCGGCAGACAGAAATGACATTCAGCAGCGGCAGGCCGAGGTAATTGACCAATCCCGGCAGCAGCGCGATGCTTTATTACAGTTAAATCAACCGCAAACGACGACAAATCCAACTGGCGGAAGCGATGCCGGGCACTGCTTTTTCATTAAAGATATTAATTATCACAATAGCTCCCTGCTGCGTGAAAAAGATAAAAATAGGTTAAATAAAGATTATATTAATCGTTGTCTTAATGTTAACGATATAAATCAGTTGATTCATGACGTCAGTAATTGGTATATCGAGCGGGGTTATATCACCAGCCGAGCCTTTATTGCTGAACAAGATCTTTCTGGTGGCGTATTACAGATCGATATTCTGGAAGGTCGTCTCGAATCTATTAATCTTAATAACCAATCGACGTGGGCATTAAAACAGGTTTTCCCAGGGCTGGAAGGCAACATTCTCAATCTGCGGGATATCGAGCAGGGTATGGAACAGCTCAACCGCATGCCGACGCAGCAGGTGAGCATCGAAATTCAGCCCGGCAGCCAGCCCGGCTATTCCATCGTCAACCTTACCAATAAGAAACAAATTCCGCTGACGGCAAACATCGGTTTTGATAATAGCGGGCAGAAAAGCACCGGAGAGCGGCAGCTAAGCGGCGGTCTGTGGGCGGATAACGTGCTGGGGCTAGCCGACCAGTGGTTTGTTAACGGCGGGCACAGCAGCGAGTTTCGCGATAGCCGCAATGTCGAAAGCCTGCAGGCGGGCGTGTCGTTGCCCTATGGTTACTGGACGCTCAGCTACGACTACTCCCAAAGCCGTTATCGCAACGATTTCATCAACCGGGATTTTCTCTGGCATTCAACCGGCGACAGCCAGACGCACCGCGCCACGCTGTCACGCGTGGTGTTTCGCAACGGCGACATGAAAACCAGCCTCTCGGCGGGTCTGTCGCACCGTATCGGAAAGAACTACCTGAACGATGTCCTGCTGCAATCCAGCAGCCGTAAACTCAGCAGCGCGATTATCGGCATCAACCACAGTCAGAAGCTGTGGGGCGGGCTGGCGACGCTCAACCCTGCATACAGCCGGGGAACGCGCTGGTTCGGCGCTGAAAGCGATGAAGGGAAATCTGATGATGCGCTGCGCGCCGAATTTAACAAGGTGACGTTGGCGGCCAGTTATTACTACCCGATTGCTGACAACCTTCATTACCTCACCAACTTCTACGGCCAGTATTCACCGCAGCGCCTGTATGGCAGCGAGCAGGTCACGCTGGGCGGGGAAACCTCCGTTCGCGGTTTCAAAGAGCAGTATCTTTCAGGCAATCGCGGTGGTTACTGGCGCAACGAACTCAACTGGCGAGCGGCGCAACTGCCGCTGCTGGGCAGCGTCACTCTGACGGCAGCGGTGGACGGCGGGCATCTCTTCTCACATCAGGCCGACAGCGAATCGGCGGGTACGCTGTGGGGCGCGGCGGTAGGCGCGGGTGTCGCGAATCAATATCTATCACAACAAATCACGGTTGGCTGGCCGTTGGCACATCCCAACTGGCTAAAACAGGATAGTGCCGTGGTGTATTACCGCGTTGGGCTGTCTTTTTAG